Genomic window (Pleurodeles waltl isolate 20211129_DDA chromosome 2_2, aPleWal1.hap1.20221129, whole genome shotgun sequence):
acttctccgcctcaaaacaaccatacgcaaacaccaccaactcatccggaccaccatacggtcttactacaaagaacgcatagatagtaactcacacccagcaaggaactctttaccatcgtcaaagagctcaccaaacccatatccagcaccatcgacccccttGTTGTGAAGCcatagtttaacacactaggcgctGTNNNNNNNNNNNNNNNNNNNNNNNNNNNNNNNNNNNNNNNNNNNNNNNNNNNNNNNNNNNNNNNNNNNNNNNNNNNNNNNNNNNNNNNNNNNNNNNNNNNNNNNNNNNNNNNNNNNNNNNNNNNNNNNNNNNNNNNNNNNNNNNNNNNNNNNNNNNNNNNNNNNNNNNNNNNNNNNNNNNNNNNNNNNNNNNNNNNNNNNNAATATAAagacgattagtgcaatttgtgatgcaaactttaaatacaaacccagcgcgtgctgctccagcacaaccacatgcagtaacaccaggtataaatccggtgactgtacattcagaTATGGGTAAGGTCCCGGCCCAAATGAGAGGAGGGCTCAGTTctggctagcacaaaaaaattaatacactggaagcagtattccccatacaggacctcataATAACcatagaatattgactatgtgcttgccctttgtgatggtccctacagttgaacactgtaaaacatggggcacggtatttgctgcgctctatacaacggcacacagtacaccgacacttgccaacctaccggaagtgcttaaacaaattcaagatgaatacggggctgccccggccctagatttgggaatgcagctgatgggcaattttgccacagtttcttcaatcatcctatgtaaccttaaaggggaagcagttgcacttgcagtgcgcatgcgcctccgtgacgttccgcaacaagatcaggaacgggagctgcctaaaataatagcggaaacatattcaagtatcggtcgagatagcctaggggctagaccacaaaaacctcaatttcagggtaaaattaataaagataatactaaacaacaacctgagggtaataagaaacgctgggataaaaaccaacaaaaacctaaaaaggaaatgggagaatctccgcgtatggagaccccacagaatagatataatcacaggaatagagaaaatataaaaatgcctgatagatatcaatatactgatacacaccaatctcgttcctttcaggactcatcggaaaaaagaaatgagagagatgggcgatcagagcgaagaacagagtacgtgaaaccgagacaggaatcacaacgcttttcagaggtttctgttaaaaaggaagagaaaccagtacaacaaaaacaacaatttaaaaagaaaaaggtggcagcggtctcagttcgacatgccacacaggaagagggtcctcttgaagaacaagaattgggctcaaGCACTGctcgacagcgcggcagaggtcacaatagttcgccggaatcttctagagcatctggaggtgaaagcaactgatgactttttacaagtagaaacagcagacatgcgtgtctccgagcctaatagggtgtacaaagtaacactacaattagaaggagacattgaacgcacgatacacgcaatcttttgggaccgtgtagttaaagtatatgatatcttgttggctgaacaagattgccgCCTGATTTCGTCCGCACTTGCCCACAAGCAcccgcgttatatagaaatcatgtggggtgggatagggactctccctaccatgttattcctattaaaagtgaacctcagccacaactgcagtatcccataaaacatgaagcgagggcaccggtgagagaaatacttacacaattagaataccaaggtgtgattgaaccctgtgtctcgccgatgaataaccctttattccctgtagctaagccggaccattcatacagaatagtcttagactacagacatttaaacagacatacacgtacatatgctatacaaaactcacatagaactgcaataatgagcaacatagtgcggaaaaaatacgaaacaactttagacatctcgaatgggttcatctgccagaatatagcacctgaaagcagtaacttaacaagctttagcgcattcggctctcagaaaaaattctgttgtttgcctcaggggtacaagaacagcccaggactgtttgcggctcgtgtgactgctattttacacgagatagaccctgaagcattgtcatatgtggatgatatatatctcacggctgacgagttactacaacatttaagacaggtagcccgcattgttgtacgGTTTTCCGagcttggctacaaatttaactttaaaaaatcaaaaatggccttcctcagcgtcctgttcctgggatatgagctgtcgagtaaagggaagagcctagcgccacaatttttagaaacatttgcacaattacaaccaccgaatacgattaaaaacttcaatcgttgttgggttttaaaaattttggcagaacatacattcctgattatgcaacacgcataaaacctttatatgacttaatacgtcccgatttttcaagtaaattctggacagttgaacatacacgcactcttcgagaattgcagaaAGACattctagcagcaaaacatttacacacaagggacaacaaaacacatttggtcatcagggtaatagctggggccatcggtttcacctatgtcacatttattgaaggtgagacagtccgattgcatacaaatcacatttgtattcagctgctgaaaaaCGCTTTGCACcgacggagaaaattctcactgctgtacagatggctggtattaaagaaagacctcttgcccaaaggaaacgcatcattgttgtttctccaattccagccctagaggctgttactacagctagcgttccgaacgcaaaaggacttcatccacgttggatacaatgggctacgtctctaacagccactgatgtagaccacattttcgacccaaagttacaaactcaagaatttctacaatatgaagtagaatatctagttccagcgaataccttgcctattgatcaatatcatagagtcatgtacaccgatggctctgtgcaaccaGCTATTGGaaataaacatcaatattctgcttataagcggctatatggaggggagaaattctgtcccctacatacctatacacagaccttaggggattgtacagcacaattggctgagctaaaaactctgctaatggcactagaacatacggatccagcgcagtccacactgattgtttgtgattcatattactgtgtccagtcctttaatgaatatctgcattactggcgtcagaatgggttcagagattccaaaggcaacaccataaaacacagactcctgtggggaaaggtagcagacttgaaagagacgctaccgaaagtccatgttgtgcatacacttggacaccagcgtgttggaatacacgttgctggaaatactttggcagatgaagccgcaaagccggcagtggcagtagccactgtagctgcagtgactcgttcaagttacaaaccagacacagacactttggctgccataaaagctacggttgatggtacgccttatcctaaaggattccctaacaaatatcaatactatatgggaggtatgctgaatgctgaagttaaaattccagacgtaggcgtacgtgacatccccaacaaagatataagaccacaattgatcaaagcagcgcttgagagggtggcatctgcacatgctggtgtggcggctacaatttcactcttacaggcccgttattggtggcccggtctctacaaagagactaagcagtatgtcctttgttgttacatctgtcaacaaattaaagtttctacggccaagcgcccgccacagacacccctcttaatttccaatagaccgttacaatgtgtgtacttggaccattgcggtccgctaacacctgacagtgcatacaaatacatattacaatacaatagcatgtagattcatgctccagattcgtgtgggtgtggccacaacgctcggctgacgctcggactgttattaaagatttgcgagtctttatcggtacatatgcagttgcggcgttccattcggaccagggccctgctttcgcctcaagggcattcagggacaccatggcttcattgggggtccaactgcagtactcgtctccatttcatcctgagggaaatagtgtcgtggagcgattaaaccgcaatttaaagcaatccttaacagccagagtcttaggtatgggtcgtagttggctaacccacctgtatggagtttggAGAGCACAAaaaaacctgcctagaaggtccctggggggtcgtacttcatatgagtgcctgttcggaactctaatgtttgttctggatcttgatggtcctggcgtggaggcagcagaaacaccttttgacataaatgatcgtgtcactgttttacaggaattacaacagttccgtgaggataactcttctaaaagtgctgcctccacaggaattaaggatgtgcctgtaacatctaccggctggattcccagggttggggatcttgtacgtgaaaaggttgcagtgaaaaaagtatttggcccttcttatcgggcactagtccctgtactggggatacacagtactagaactgttattctaccaccgttgccaggtgccaaagaaaatcgttttgtttcaattgacaatgtcaaacaacaacatgtggccgattctgcacagccgaccaagaggaacatccagtagttcccgaattcctctcactactggagaagaagttctgcttcaagttgtttataccaacactgacacctctccgagcttggggagggtggatgatgattttgcattagttccactaacaacaagcaatttagaaatgTTTGAACAGGTCACCACGACtactagccagacggatggtgctgtctacagtgtaccaccccaggaaacaccaactccaccattgaccacggctacgccatttgcatgaactgcctctggttactttgctgacTTCAACGACGGTCTATTGGACttttcgacagctgacctgtcaggtgcacctaagctaatacattggcttaaagacacATATTTCGTTTTTCCATTGAACTATGTATgtctttctttgactgtcctagcttttctgctttggattggttttgttattacctttttcttgctgataaatggtcattttcttcccgagagatcagcggttgaacaggtggaggaggttttgaaaccacatttttcatcacataaggtccgaagagacttatcctttgtgaacatttctgcagtgccaattcctgatgggattttttgggacaaagtgatgtttgatatatatggtcccacggaaatcattcaaataccgtatgtgttaaaattatctatgaatgatatagtcataccaggcattgtgtctgatgattgggatgtgaaatcagttgattctatgatgacagaattgcaatactatactgtctatgaaaacgaagatgtttaccagtttaaagaaaattatggtgatatgttttgctataattattatgggcaccacttcatacatagagcgagtagtcccaaaacaatatttaattacacgcaatgggaacattgtccaactccaccacaagggagttcaaaaacttatactgaaatgtttgtgtatttttctgggcatcgttgAAAAaattgctgagtcatattattttacagTAACTCCAACTCAGgacatacatatgttattgaccaacacaaaatttatatattcaggatcctttgtttcccggttatcagttgaaggttatgaatattggtccaaatatattgatttgaaaagtgtttggggaacaaaaaagtggcagacaaagggtacagaaacattgtttagagcatgtctcatccctgttcaaatgatctttttaaatgaaacagtgcaacaaacaagttgtttaggcttagcaacaattagagaattaaacatgcccagtatacctgcccctgcaaaatgtggcaattggcaaaaatacacaaatgcaaccatacaggagcttaatgagtgggtccagaatggtacgtttaatgcttcactgacacgtctaggcgggtggttattgtggcccatagataccaacaggtgtcatcaatgttttgtcacctcctcgggggggtttccggacgagtaggtcagaccctcgctatatatcaccaggacatgctgacataattacaacatatagggggtcattctgaccccggcgggcggcgggagccgcccgcctggagggaaccgcggtcaaaagaccgcggcagccattctgtctttcccgctgggccggtgggcgaccgccagaaggccgcccgccggcccagcgggaaacccccctcaacaatgaagccggctccgaatggagccggcggagttgtaggggtgcgacgggtgcagtggcacccgtcgtgattttcagtgtctgcaaagcagacactgaaaatcattatggggccccgttagggggcccctgcactgcccatgccagtggcatgggcagtgcaggggccccacaacacccgttcccgccatcctgttcctggtggtaaaaaacgccaggaacaggatggcgggaagggggtcggaatccccatggcggcgctgcaagcagcgccgccatggaggattccctgggccaggggtaaaccggcaggaaatcGCCAGTTGCCCTttcctgaccgcggctttaccgccgcggtcagaatggcccaggaagcaccgccagcctgttggcggtgcttctgcggtccccggccctggcggtcatggaccgccagggtcggaatgacccccatagtgtaggaaaattgtgccaacagtggctaaaatcgtcCTCACGTGATGCGGTTAAAgcgcacctcaatctcttgtctaacaacactgacttacaagatttcttgtcaggccccaagataccacgtaggaagcgtttcttgtatgaagtatacaatgaaatatggaaactttcccaacaagaggctgcagcccagttaaggcaaatagaccaggaaaatttgaaaaaggcattagctgttgtggataatgggattcacaccttgtcagACCGGATATATAcatttaacaacattgtttcttctgctgtaGACATTATACGatttgatatgtcttctttatatcatagaCAGAGTTAGacgaggtccattatgcagttgggttggacacttcagacattgaaggcgggtcggttctgtggcagcacatcagtgccagggaaatatttttttcctttaatttaacgcggcaacaacaactaatggctcagaaagaagcgacttatggcatgcttaacattgaaaagatagaaagactgccttttactgtggccgagactccttcggcagagtggttaatacacggggtcattaatctgcctatttcaacattacaattcacttcttgtttgaaacacgttccggtaggcagatatgaaaagttgggagatagttacatccatgaggtgtgggagcttcctttctccTACAAATGCCTcaaggcatgaaagaggtctttcttagcggtagtgaatgcgagacttcagtcagccattcgatgatttgtaagtagctgtccttgcatggggcgtgtaatgcctcggttgcaaacttggcttgctatctgaagggagttccagtccccttgatgaaacgcacgttccaggtgatttcaaacggcagctacttccttctcaatagtgaagactgttgtggcatgtgggccagaatagtttacgttgtttcggtctctaagatcgttacatgctgcgggaacgtgttgtttcccccactaaattaagggagattGCTGACATCTGGCCTCgtgttgctacttccaaggtgaattttgacaagttgagtagactccgggctttattgtttcagaagcatgtggcccttacatctgcacacgagacctacgcacttcaagtggcaaggtcgtcggcagaaatacagtccctgttaaatacgaactttccgagacactttggtgaactcgtgggacgtatatttaatgcgtccagcacggttggagtagcacattttttcaaagctgttggtattggttttgttcacaccttctcctctatatttggtttgataccttcagctattcactcaatttttggaagtatttttgggggatttccaataactttggctttattagccggcattttgctgttgctgttgtttttccgcaatggctgtcccgcctcaacaaggacaaatgaaggtgctcccatcagcgcagctgtgtcgtgaacgcatgatgcagcagtttggagcaacactcctggagcatttggggtgtgactggtctttgtcattcagaccggttttggattgtgtgcagcccgtgtttcggtgccgtcgGAGCTCTTTTGAACATGCCCTGGCagcttgtctctcacagcaatgcccctcagtgattgaggctgatctgttgatgttcttgttgaggGTTCATTACGAGACATGCGCACTGCAGCTGCGTTTCctgagagaagctgattacgagctacctttcctggaggaagttaacatcgactcgttaatgggcactgcacgggatgccgcattggttgatactggggctatggaacacacctcctCCTTAGTCGTTTTTGGCACGGATTTACCGGttctgtcatctgctgaagtggaagatttcctgcttTCCATGAATTGTGGTTGATTTGGAactgttctaaattgacatttcaATTTGAACTCAGCTCTGAACCGCATGCTCATTTCTAAATTGTTAAGtaatatgcttgtgtgtcctcttaacttagaaaaattaagtagggttttaaacatattttaggttagggtattttagctttggcttgaaccactttctaccgacaaggggagtatgttgtgtagccattttatgtatagctccatgcacgttagtttaacatactaggccactgtgcactttgccctagatatattttattcagcttcgcactgttattttacaataaccagtttttacggtcttgttttaatttcttgtatcacactgtttagcttagttcagcactgtgttctcaaataatgcattcttgattgctctgtgcttcagtcaaggctacagtttggtacattgccggtaaacgtggtagaagtttagtctccagcattcatagaaaatacacatccttacgtagggacatttttttagaacatctgtgtgttaggtataaaaacactttctagtcctagtacacgtcaagagggagattccagccagggaaccacaactgtatgctgaatgcctcattgcagatgctgatgcagattacaggcctttgctcaggtataagggttgatgtcctcccgggggaacctgagtagcaggcttagagcttaacatgctgtgctcaaaatatgacttagagagagaataaaatagtggcaccatgatagccttattcttgtgttacACTCTCatagtcactattttaatattactgtgttgtgtagttctggttattgcaactgacgctttgctatccaaaatacagtcgttttattaaaccaatctttaaaacttatacttccTTTATTGTCATgtatatatgagaccgcattgtgtatgagagaaccggttgtgacctgagtgaccacgacttccctgagaagtactgatatgtcatgcgctcggctggccaattgtctctgccatttgggagagatgaggcactgctagttagccggagcaaaac
Coding sequences:
- the LOC138282469 gene encoding uncharacterized protein — translated: MAGIKERPLAQRKRIIVVSPIPALEAVTTASVPNAKGLHPRWIQWATSLTATDVDHIFDPKLQTQEFLQYEVEYLVPANTLPIDQYHRVMYTDGSVQPAIGNKHQYSAYKRLYGGEKFCPLHTYTQTLGDCTAQLAELKTLLMALEHTDPAQSTLIVCDSYYCVQSFNEYLHYWRQNGFRDSKGNTIKHRLLWGKVADLKETLPKVHVVHTLGHQRVGIHVAGNTLADEAAKPAVAVATVAAVTRSSYKPDTDTLAAIKATVDGTPYPKGFPNKYQYYMGGMLNAEVKIPDVGVRDIPNKDIRPQLIKAALERVASAHAGVAATISLLQARYWWPGLYKETKQYVLCCYICQQIKVSTAKRPPQTPLLISNRPLQCVYLDHCGPLTPDSAYKYILQYNSM